The stretch of DNA GCCGGCGGACGGGCCGCGCTCGCCGTCTCCCTGCTGCCGCCGGCCTGGCTGGCCGGCACGGCGATGCTGACCGTCGCCAAGGTGCTGGAGAACATGGAGCTGGGCCACAACATCCTGCACGGCCAGTGGGACTGGATGCGCGACCCGGCCATCCACTCCACCACCTGGGAATGGGACTTTCCCACCCCGTCCGCGGCGTGGAAGCACACCCACAACGACCTCCACCACACCTGGACCAACGTCGTCGGCCGCGACCGCGACCTCGGCTACACCATCCTCCGAATGAGCGCGGACCAGCCCTGGCACCCCGCCCACCTGGCCCAGCCCCTCTACGCTGCCGCGATCGCCCCGGTCTTCGAGTGGACCATCGCGCTGTACGACCTGGAACACGACGCCGTCCTCGACGGCCGCAAACCGCTGCGCGTCTTCCTCGGCGACCTGACGGACATGCTCCGCAAGGCCGCCCGGCAGGCCGGCAAGGACTACCTGCTGTTCCCGCTGCTGGCCGGCCCCTCGGCACTGCCCTGTCTGCTCGGCAACCTCACCGCCAACACGGCCCGCAGCATCTGGGCGCACACCGTCATCTTCTGCGGCCACTTCCCCGACGGCGCGGAGTCCTTCACCGCGGACGAGATCGAGGGCGAGACCCGCGGCGAGTGGTACCTGCGCCAGGCCCTCGGCTCCGCCAACATCGAGGGCAGCCCGGTCTTTCACATCCTCACCGGCAACCTCAGCCACCAGATCGAGCACCACCTCTTCCCCGACCTGCCCAGCAACCGCTACGCCAGGATCGCCCCACGGGTGCGCGCACTGTGCGAGAAGCACGGCGTCCCCTACACGACGGGGCGGCTGGTACGGCAGTACGCCTCCGTCTGGGCGCGCATCTGGCGCCTGGCACTGCCGGGCTCATAGATCACGACACCAGGGCAGCCGGTCACCTGGGCAGGGGTTGTCGGCGGGCTGGAGACGTCCGCGCAGCTCGCCACCTCCGGCGGGAGCGCCCTGGCCGCAATCCACACCGCCCGCTCCGAAGTCCGGCAACGTGTCTGGGAAACGGCCGGTGATCGAGCTCCGGATGCCGGTGGGCAGGTGAACGTGGACCTGGACGGAGTACTGGTCGTCGCCCACTCGGACAAGCAGGACGCGGCCCCGACCTGGAAGAAGGCCTACGGGCACCACCCGCTGATGGGATTCGTCGACCATGGCTCGGGAGGAACCGGCGAACCCGTCGCTGCACTCCTCCGCCCCGGGAATGCAGGCTCGAACACGGCCGCCGACCATATCGCCGCCGCCCGGCTGGCCCTCGCTCAACTGCGCGGAGGTGTAGAAGACGCGCTGGAGTCTTCGGTGATGACGAGTGGCCGGTGGAGGTTGCCGCTGAATCGGCCCCGCGGCGTACACGGCGGACGGTCGAGGACGGCCTCGGCGCGACCGAGTACGGCGGGCGTGACCGCCGCGATCACGCCAACCTTCCGCCCACGACTCCCCAGCAGTCGCAGGGCATCGGTGACGCGCGGGTAGACGGGCTTGCCGTCGTAGCCGACCCGCCAGGCGTTGCCCCTGGCGTCGCCGTCCAGGGAGATGCCGATCTGCAGGCGCGGGTACAGCGAGTCGAAGAGGTTCAGCCACTGCTCGTCCAACAGCACGCCGTTGGTCTGGAGCGAGACGCGGACGACCGTTGGGCTGTGAGGCCAGTTCACGGAGGACGTCGGCGATGTGGTCGCGGCCAGCGGTCAGCGGTTCCCCGCCGTGCAGTTCGACCGCGAGGGGGCGCCCCCGGAAGAGCCCTCGACAGCGTCTGCCGCGGCCTGCGGTACCGGGCAGGAGCATCCGGCCTGTTCGGTGGGCCGTTCGCCACGCAACTTCAGGATCACCGATACGGCGCTGCCGGTGTCCTCGGTGTCGAGTCCGCGGTACAGCTGGGCGATCGGGTCGTGCTGTTCGGTGGTGCGGCGCATCGGCTGCCTCCTGGGTGGCCGAGACCGGAAAGGATCAGTCGTACAGGCGTCCCAACAGGGCGAGTTGGTGCGAGACCCGACCGCCCTGGGCGATGGCCACGAAAAGAGCCTTCCAGCTCCGTGCGGACTCTGGGCGGACAGGTTGTCCATAGGAATCGTTGGTGAACTCGGCTTACTTTCAGTCGAGTTGTGGTATCGGCGCGGGATTTTCGGTTGTCGGTTCGTCGTCCGGGCGAGGTGGCGTCCGTAGGCGTGGTCTACTGGGTCACGGGTGTACGGAGGCGACGTATCGAGCGGCTGTTGCCGGTCCGCCGTTCGGCGGTTGCGTCCAGGGAAGTGGTGTACGGGTTCGACCTGATCCGGGGGTTTGTTCCGGCGTCGGGATGAGGCCCGCATAGACGAACGGCCACCGGCTGATCTTTCAAGACGACCAAGTCTTTGAAGGAGATCAGCACGATGACCGCACCTGACAGTCTGCCCCTGCACGCCCTCGCGGAGGACAACCTCGCCTCGGCGAGTCCCGATCTGCTGCGCGCGA from Streptomyces sp. 6-11-2 encodes:
- a CDS encoding fatty acid desaturase; amino-acid sequence: MHAVRSIAPEALVDVESFGRELDALRREVLAERGAEDVRYIRTLIAVQRGLEAGGRAALAVSLLPPAWLAGTAMLTVAKVLENMELGHNILHGQWDWMRDPAIHSTTWEWDFPTPSAAWKHTHNDLHHTWTNVVGRDRDLGYTILRMSADQPWHPAHLAQPLYAAAIAPVFEWTIALYDLEHDAVLDGRKPLRVFLGDLTDMLRKAARQAGKDYLLFPLLAGPSALPCLLGNLTANTARSIWAHTVIFCGHFPDGAESFTADEIEGETRGEWYLRQALGSANIEGSPVFHILTGNLSHQIEHHLFPDLPSNRYARIAPRVRALCEKHGVPYTTGRLVRQYASVWARIWRLALPGS